The Poseidonibacter lekithochrous region AGTTTTATTTTAGTTTATTTGTAGCTTGTATTTGAAACTTTTCTAAGATAGTTTTATTTTCAATATTTCTCATATCTAATAAGTCTTTTCTTTTTGTAGATAATTGTAGTTTTTTATTTACATTGTCTAGGATAATTGGTACAAAATTTGGTTTATGAGAATAACTAAGAACTATATGAGCTTGATTATTTTTGGCTAGTTTTGTATAAATCAGCCCTAATTGTTCTTCTTTTATTCCTAACTTCATAAGAGTAAAAAACTTTGCAATTGCAAAATCTTCACAATCCCCTGCTCCTGATGATAAAAACTCAACAGGTGTAGCCCAATAATCACTCTTATTCCAATTATTTAAATCTGATTTATATGATAGTTTATTAAAGTAATCATTTACAATTTTTAGTTTTTTTAGTGTT contains the following coding sequences:
- a CDS encoding transglutaminase-like cysteine peptidase codes for the protein MNIILKLLIILSFTLTLNASINLDFKSNISVNEFTLSKIKSWEAMVKKAENKKTLKKLKIVNDYFNKLSYKSDLNNWNKSDYWATPVEFLSSGAGDCEDFAIAKFFTLMKLGIKEEQLGLIYTKLAKNNQAHIVLSYSHKPNFVPIILDNVNKKLQLSTKRKDLLDMRNIENKTILEKFQIQATNKLK